Proteins from a genomic interval of bacterium:
- the ftsY gene encoding signal recognition particle-docking protein FtsY yields MNVFKKFQNGLAKTRSGLVEGIQRLVAQSRGIDEPFLEELEELLILSDLGVGTAETVIESLRQRVREGGQTDADALLGLLKQQLVEQLKKSLAAAVAAERPGAQPRVVSVVGVNGAGKTTTIGKLAHWYASRGNKVLLAAADTFRAAAADQLDIWRDRAGVEIIHSQSGADPAAVAFDSLKAAMARRVDYLFIDTAGRLHTKGNLMAELEKIHKVLARQCPGAPHEVLLVIDATTGQNGLIQARKFAEAVQVTGLVITKLDGTAKGGIVFSIARELGIPVRYIGLGEGIDDLKPFDPHTFVEALFS; encoded by the coding sequence TTGAACGTTTTTAAGAAATTCCAGAATGGCCTGGCCAAGACTAGATCGGGTCTCGTCGAGGGCATCCAGCGCCTAGTCGCCCAATCGCGCGGAATCGATGAACCATTTCTCGAAGAACTGGAGGAGCTGCTCATCCTCAGCGACCTAGGGGTCGGGACTGCCGAGACCGTCATCGAATCGCTGCGCCAGCGGGTCCGGGAAGGCGGGCAGACTGATGCCGATGCCCTGCTCGGGCTCCTCAAGCAACAGCTGGTGGAACAGCTGAAGAAGAGTCTTGCCGCTGCAGTGGCAGCGGAGCGGCCGGGGGCGCAGCCCAGGGTTGTGAGCGTGGTCGGCGTCAACGGCGCAGGCAAGACCACGACCATCGGCAAGCTGGCGCATTGGTATGCTTCCCGGGGGAACAAGGTGCTCCTGGCCGCGGCCGATACCTTCCGCGCCGCCGCCGCCGATCAGCTCGACATCTGGCGCGACCGGGCCGGAGTGGAGATCATCCATTCGCAAAGCGGGGCCGATCCTGCGGCGGTGGCCTTTGATTCGCTCAAGGCTGCGATGGCCCGCCGCGTCGATTATCTCTTCATCGATACCGCTGGCCGGCTGCACACAAAGGGAAACCTCATGGCCGAGCTGGAAAAAATTCACAAGGTCCTCGCGCGCCAATGCCCCGGCGCGCCGCACGAAGTCCTGCTGGTCATCGACGCCACCACCGGTCAGAATGGACTCATCCAGGCGCGCAAATTCGCAGAGGCCGTTCAGGTGACCGGCCTGGTCATTACCAAACTGGACGGCACCGCCAAGGGGGGTATCGTCTTTTCCATCGCCCGCGAGCTGGGCATCCCGGTGCGGTATATCGGCCTGGGGGAGGGGATCGACGATCTGAAGCCCTTCGATCCGCACACCTTCGTCGAGGCCCTTTTCTCATGA
- a CDS encoding CDP-alcohol phosphatidyltransferase family protein: MKLGLMEIIKKDKHLLGLPNLLSFSRLLFLPLICYAITLEPEHGGWLALLLLGLSFITDFFDGFVARQRQQFSELGRILDPVMDKLNVGLIMIMLACCRDLPWWYVLMVIGRDLVILILSLYVIKRRQHVPQSIFIGKVALVAFLVVIMTYIMNWRPFNYIALAVSVTLIPVTLFCYIIPYVRRSRMPEQF; this comes from the coding sequence ATGAAGTTGGGTCTGATGGAAATCATCAAAAAGGATAAGCACCTTCTAGGCCTTCCGAATCTGCTTTCGTTCTCACGGCTCCTCTTTCTGCCGCTGATCTGCTATGCCATAACCCTTGAACCCGAGCATGGTGGTTGGCTCGCCCTACTCCTACTGGGCCTCTCCTTCATCACCGATTTTTTCGATGGTTTTGTCGCGCGTCAGCGGCAGCAGTTTTCCGAACTGGGGCGGATCCTCGATCCGGTCATGGACAAGCTCAATGTCGGCCTGATCATGATCATGCTAGCCTGCTGCCGGGATCTGCCCTGGTGGTATGTCCTGATGGTCATCGGCCGCGACTTGGTCATTCTGATCCTCAGTCTCTATGTCATCAAGCGCCGGCAGCATGTCCCGCAATCCATCTTCATCGGCAAGGTGGCCCTGGTAGCCTTTCTGGTGGTCATCATGACCTACATCATGAACTGGCGGCCCTTCAATTATATTGCCCTGGCTGTGTCGGTCACCCTGATTCCCGTCACGCTCTTCTGCTACATCATTCCCTATGTGCGCCGCAGCCGGATGCCAGAGCAATTTTGA
- a CDS encoding geranylgeranyl reductase family protein has product MRNEYDVVVIGGGPAGTTAARHAAARGAAVALFEKDREIGVPVRCAEGVSHAGLCQELEIQPRWIAQTITGACLHAPSGAAVPLSSDQVGYILDRKAFDYDLGRMAAAAGVSLFMKAYVCGLILEQGCVCGVEVEHLGERRRIRSSIVIAADGVESRAGRWAGLKTRTVLADMESCAQVTIGGYAGDPEVIHFYFGQEIAPGGYAWIFPKGNGMANIGLGVAASAARVRSPHECLQAFLEREFPGAPVLSRVYGGVPCSGRFDDIVAGGLMLAGDAAHQANPLTGGGIVTGLIGGRLAGQTAAAAIAEGRYDRDRLRAYLRAWRQAQGDRQALYCRLRNFVFSLEDKDYNALAVSVLALPPEKRSMINIFKSALIRKPSLILDAVKLFT; this is encoded by the coding sequence ATGCGGAATGAATACGATGTCGTCGTCATCGGCGGCGGACCGGCGGGAACGACAGCGGCGCGCCATGCCGCCGCCCGCGGCGCGGCTGTGGCCCTGTTTGAAAAAGACCGTGAAATCGGCGTACCGGTACGTTGCGCCGAAGGGGTCAGCCATGCCGGGCTCTGCCAGGAGCTGGAGATCCAGCCGCGCTGGATTGCCCAAACGATCACCGGGGCATGCCTGCATGCCCCCTCTGGAGCCGCTGTCCCGCTCAGCTCGGATCAGGTCGGCTATATCCTGGACCGCAAGGCCTTTGATTATGATCTGGGCCGGATGGCCGCAGCAGCCGGGGTATCCCTCTTTATGAAGGCCTACGTCTGCGGCTTGATCCTTGAGCAGGGCTGCGTTTGCGGCGTAGAGGTTGAGCATCTGGGCGAGCGGCGGCGCATCCGGTCCAGTATCGTGATTGCGGCCGACGGCGTGGAGTCACGGGCCGGGCGCTGGGCCGGCCTTAAAACCCGGACAGTCCTGGCGGATATGGAGAGCTGCGCCCAGGTGACCATCGGCGGTTACGCGGGCGATCCGGAGGTGATTCACTTTTATTTCGGGCAGGAAATTGCACCAGGGGGATATGCCTGGATCTTCCCGAAAGGCAACGGCATGGCTAATATCGGCCTGGGTGTAGCGGCAAGTGCCGCGCGAGTGCGTTCACCCCATGAATGCTTGCAGGCCTTCCTGGAACGCGAATTTCCGGGGGCGCCGGTGCTCAGTCGGGTTTATGGAGGGGTGCCCTGTTCCGGCCGTTTCGATGATATCGTTGCCGGCGGTCTGATGCTGGCCGGAGACGCTGCCCATCAGGCCAATCCTTTGACCGGCGGCGGTATCGTAACCGGCCTCATTGGCGGCCGTCTTGCCGGTCAAACGGCCGCGGCAGCGATCGCGGAGGGCCGCTATGACCGCGACCGCCTCCGGGCCTACCTGCGCGCCTGGCGGCAGGCGCAAGGCGACCGGCAGGCACTCTACTGCCGCCTGCGCAACTTTGTCTTCAGTCTCGAGGATAAGGACTATAATGCCCTGGCGGTGAGTGTGCTCGCCTTGCCGCCTGAAAAACGCAGCATGATCAATATCTTCAAGTCGGCGCTGATCCGCAAACCATCACTCATTCTCGATGCCGTTAAACTTTTTACCTAG
- a CDS encoding 4Fe-4S binding protein, with amino-acid sequence MTEKLVHLVNRCDFCGVCVAVCPQDAIDLAEASLEILVERCTLCGSCVQACPVRALEEWDAE; translated from the coding sequence ATGACAGAAAAACTCGTCCATCTTGTGAATCGCTGTGATTTTTGCGGGGTGTGTGTCGCCGTCTGCCCGCAGGATGCCATCGATCTGGCAGAAGCCAGCCTGGAGATCCTCGTGGAGCGCTGCACGCTTTGCGGATCGTGCGTTCAGGCCTGTCCGGTGCGCGCCCTGGAGGAGTGGGATGCGGAATGA
- a CDS encoding UbiA family prenyltransferase: protein MKRAGGMEDSTPQRQKLLSRLDYFFVLRPTLFFPVWTVALTGFWSHERTMAGLPWFYGFWPLRGITVMQGLALLLLTVLMGAAFLLNQLTDVESDRFNNKLYLVASGAVPERHARMESLLLLAVGLGGLTGLKPALALCALFIFAVTGWAYSCKPFLCKDRPWLGLWANLSGSVLIYLFGWSMAGPLSWSALRCGLPYVLGIGAVYLLTTIPDRPGDAAAHKITLAVRWGETRIYRAAVICSGLAVVAALLTKEGVALAATLTVWPFFIWAWHRETVESALQTNKMATLALSLLICWRIPVYLFLLAGLFFFSKWYYRHRFNVHYPSLLT, encoded by the coding sequence TTGAAACGGGCAGGTGGCATGGAGGATTCCACACCGCAGCGGCAGAAGTTGCTTTCCCGGCTTGACTATTTTTTTGTTCTGCGGCCGACGTTGTTCTTCCCCGTCTGGACTGTGGCACTCACCGGCTTCTGGAGCCATGAACGCACGATGGCCGGGCTACCCTGGTTTTACGGATTTTGGCCGCTGCGGGGGATTACGGTGATGCAGGGACTCGCGCTCCTGCTGCTGACCGTGCTGATGGGAGCCGCCTTTCTGCTGAATCAGCTTACAGACGTCGAAAGCGATCGTTTTAACAACAAGCTCTATCTGGTGGCCAGTGGTGCGGTGCCGGAACGGCACGCGAGGATGGAGTCGCTGCTCCTACTCGCTGTCGGCCTTGGTGGCCTGACCGGGTTGAAACCGGCGCTGGCTTTGTGCGCCCTCTTCATCTTTGCGGTAACCGGCTGGGCCTACAGCTGCAAGCCTTTCCTTTGCAAGGACCGTCCCTGGTTGGGACTCTGGGCTAATCTGTCCGGTTCGGTTTTGATCTACCTCTTCGGATGGTCGATGGCCGGCCCCCTCTCCTGGTCCGCTCTGCGCTGCGGCCTGCCCTATGTCCTGGGTATTGGTGCGGTTTATCTCCTCACCACTATTCCGGATCGGCCTGGGGATGCCGCGGCTCACAAGATCACCCTCGCGGTGCGCTGGGGAGAAACACGGATCTATCGTGCGGCGGTGATCTGTTCCGGGCTGGCGGTGGTGGCGGCCTTGCTGACGAAGGAGGGAGTGGCTTTGGCCGCAACCCTGACCGTCTGGCCCTTTTTCATCTGGGCCTGGCATCGTGAGACGGTCGAATCCGCGCTGCAAACCAACAAGATGGCGACGCTGGCCCTCTCCCTGCTGATCTGCTGGCGCATCCCGGTTTATCTGTTCCTGCTCGCCGGGCTCTTTTTTTTCAGCAAATGGTATTATAGACACCGGTTCAATGTTCATTACCCAAGTCTGCTGACATGA
- the purF gene encoding amidophosphoribosyltransferase translates to MSKGCPIDKARCNCAVVGVSGAAEASRLAYLALYAQQHRGQESSGIVASDGKRVSRHVGRGLVADVFSDSALFYQLGGYLAIGHNRYSTTGSSQLINAQPLLANFREGPFAISHNGNFTNSAGLRRRLEEQGSLFQTSTDTEVVPHLIARSRERALPERIADALCQLEGAYSLVMMCKDRIYAARDPHGFRPLCLGRKDGVWFVVSETCALDLLRAEIVRDIEPGELIEIHEGRVTSFRFAPPGPRHACIFEFVYFARPDSRIFDENVDRVRRKLGKNLALESPADADIVISVPDSSNTAAVGYARRTGIKFELGLIRNHYVGRTFIHPQQDMRDFSVRIKFNTVKGVLQGRRVVVVEDSIVRGTTLRQLVSLVRQAGAREVHVRVSSPPILSPCYYGMDFPSKSELIATSKSIAEIQEYIQADSLAYLSIEGLLDSVTHDPGGFCTACFTGDYPVAVEEEYSKHVHEQA, encoded by the coding sequence GTGAGTAAAGGATGCCCCATCGACAAGGCCCGGTGTAATTGCGCTGTAGTCGGCGTCTCCGGTGCGGCGGAGGCCTCGCGTTTGGCCTATCTGGCACTCTATGCCCAGCAGCATCGGGGCCAGGAGAGCAGCGGCATCGTCGCCAGCGACGGCAAACGCGTCAGCCGCCATGTCGGGCGTGGTTTGGTGGCCGATGTCTTCAGCGATTCCGCACTCTTTTATCAGCTCGGTGGCTATCTTGCCATTGGCCACAACCGCTATTCCACCACCGGCTCATCCCAACTCATCAACGCCCAGCCCTTGCTGGCTAATTTCCGTGAAGGTCCCTTCGCCATCAGCCACAACGGTAATTTCACCAACTCGGCAGGTCTGCGTCGCCGACTCGAGGAACAGGGTTCGCTCTTCCAGACCAGCACAGACACCGAAGTCGTGCCACATCTGATCGCACGTTCCCGCGAGCGCGCGCTGCCGGAGCGGATCGCCGACGCTCTGTGCCAGCTTGAGGGCGCCTACTCCCTGGTGATGATGTGCAAAGACCGCATCTATGCGGCCCGCGATCCCCACGGATTCCGGCCGCTCTGCCTCGGCAGAAAGGATGGGGTCTGGTTTGTCGTCTCCGAAACCTGCGCCCTCGATCTGCTTCGCGCCGAGATCGTGCGTGATATTGAACCGGGCGAGCTGATCGAGATCCATGAAGGCCGGGTGACCTCCTTTCGCTTCGCCCCGCCCGGGCCTCGTCATGCCTGCATCTTTGAGTTTGTCTATTTTGCACGTCCGGACAGCCGCATTTTTGATGAGAATGTCGACCGAGTCCGCCGCAAACTGGGCAAGAATCTTGCCCTCGAAAGTCCGGCGGATGCCGACATCGTCATCTCGGTTCCCGATTCCAGCAACACTGCCGCAGTCGGGTACGCACGCCGGACCGGGATCAAATTCGAACTAGGGCTCATCCGCAACCACTATGTGGGGCGGACCTTTATCCATCCCCAGCAGGACATGCGCGATTTCAGTGTCCGGATAAAGTTCAATACGGTCAAAGGTGTGCTGCAGGGCCGACGGGTCGTGGTGGTCGAAGACTCGATCGTCCGTGGCACCACTCTGCGCCAGCTGGTCTCCTTGGTCCGCCAGGCCGGAGCCCGGGAGGTGCATGTCCGCGTCAGTTCGCCACCGATCCTCTCGCCCTGTTACTATGGCATGGATTTTCCCAGCAAGTCCGAGTTGATTGCCACCAGCAAAAGCATCGCAGAAATCCAGGAGTATATCCAGGCCGACAGTCTCGCCTATCTTTCGATCGAAGGGTTGCTTGATTCCGTCACCCACGACCCGGGGGGCTTTTGCACCGCCTGTTTTACCGGCGACTATCCGGTTGCCGTTGAAGAAGAATACAGTAAACATGTGCATGAACAGGCTTGA
- a CDS encoding DUF5683 domain-containing protein yields the protein MLIAKRVFLYTAGLILAAAAGGEMVLGQVPTAEAETLTLSRQSAVSDTLNNSGHKAAPADSLTTARKVKNPTGAMLRSMVVPGWGQWYNEKRFKAVVMMGAEAGLVIDAIVQNQLAARSQQLYEREYYRNNRSLAIWWLGAVILFSMADAYVDAHLFDFDERPELTLDPVWAPAGSRPCPEAAFHLAVHF from the coding sequence GTGCTAATAGCAAAGCGGGTCTTTCTCTATACAGCCGGCCTGATCCTGGCTGCTGCAGCCGGAGGGGAGATGGTGCTCGGGCAGGTGCCCACTGCCGAAGCGGAAACCCTGACGCTCAGCCGCCAGTCCGCCGTTTCGGATACCCTCAATAATTCCGGGCATAAAGCCGCTCCGGCGGACTCGCTCACCACCGCCCGGAAAGTTAAGAACCCTACCGGCGCCATGCTTCGCTCCATGGTGGTGCCGGGCTGGGGACAGTGGTACAATGAAAAGCGATTTAAGGCGGTGGTGATGATGGGGGCGGAGGCGGGTCTTGTCATCGATGCCATCGTGCAGAACCAGCTGGCGGCGCGTTCACAGCAACTTTATGAACGGGAGTACTACCGCAACAATCGCAGCTTAGCCATTTGGTGGCTCGGTGCGGTCATCCTGTTCAGCATGGCCGACGCCTATGTTGATGCCCACCTTTTCGACTTTGACGAACGGCCGGAGCTGACCCTAGATCCCGTATGGGCGCCGGCGGGCTCACGGCCGTGCCCCGAGGCGGCCTTCCACCTGGCCGTCCATTTTTAA
- a CDS encoding RidA family protein, whose product MRRVIETEGAPKAIGPYSQGVVVNGMLFTAGQLGLDPLTGIMVEGGVKAQALQAMQNLQAIIEEAGSSMALVVKTTIYLQDINDFSTVNAIYAGFFPENPPARSTVQVARLPKNGYVEIEAVALVPGARG is encoded by the coding sequence ATGCGCAGGGTGATCGAAACTGAAGGGGCGCCCAAAGCGATCGGCCCCTACAGCCAGGGCGTGGTTGTGAACGGCATGCTTTTTACTGCCGGCCAGCTGGGCCTGGATCCGCTCACCGGGATCATGGTGGAGGGTGGGGTCAAGGCGCAAGCCCTCCAGGCCATGCAGAATTTGCAGGCGATCATCGAGGAGGCGGGATCTTCCATGGCCTTGGTCGTCAAAACGACCATCTATTTGCAGGATATCAACGATTTCTCGACGGTCAACGCGATCTATGCCGGTTTTTTTCCTGAAAATCCGCCGGCGCGTTCGACGGTTCAGGTCGCCAGGCTCCCCAAGAACGGCTATGTCGAGATCGAGGCGGTGGCGCTCGTGCCGGGCGCGAGAGGATAA
- a CDS encoding GAF domain-containing protein: MDDPATVHTRQREHERLKMLLKVAGSISQEMQLDKLLRLIMDEVKQVLQCDRCTVFVLDRERDELWSRVAHGEAEIRFPAHLGIAGAVVKSGEVINIPDAYADRRFNPNIDKQTGYHTRNLLSAPMRNRPGEIIGVFQTLNKNDGPFTRDDEEILNAISVLAATQIENAQLYEEQKKTFDSLVETLASTIDARDPLTAGHSQRIALYAEEIARVLQLSAQEREVLRISALLHDYGKIAVREAVLTKSDRLTEEEYSHIRNHAAFTRSILEKIHFSRELKQVPLIAASHHERLDGSGYPAGLREDEIPGLSKILAVADVFDALTSKRHYRTRMDFAEVIQLLIDGSGSQFDAEVVEAFRRIRLDRLVRILEQEHAEQLDAGDLAFLSEFDSRDVIASAGADPPDAIGMRLRAIFQACYQHHYLQRSEPIQMPRKGE, encoded by the coding sequence ATGGATGATCCCGCAACCGTGCATACTCGGCAGCGAGAACATGAGCGGCTGAAAATGCTGCTCAAGGTGGCCGGCTCGATCTCGCAGGAGATGCAGTTGGACAAGCTGCTGCGCCTGATCATGGATGAGGTCAAGCAGGTGCTGCAGTGCGACCGCTGCACGGTCTTTGTCCTCGATCGCGAGCGGGATGAACTCTGGTCGCGCGTGGCCCATGGGGAGGCGGAAATACGCTTTCCCGCTCATTTGGGGATCGCCGGGGCGGTGGTCAAAAGCGGTGAGGTGATCAATATCCCCGATGCTTATGCCGACCGCCGCTTTAATCCCAATATTGACAAGCAGACGGGTTACCATACCCGCAATTTACTCTCGGCGCCGATGCGCAACCGACCGGGCGAGATCATCGGCGTCTTCCAGACGCTCAACAAGAATGACGGGCCCTTCACCCGGGATGATGAGGAAATTCTGAACGCCATCTCGGTACTGGCAGCAACGCAGATCGAAAACGCCCAGTTGTACGAAGAGCAAAAAAAGACCTTCGACAGTCTGGTCGAGACCTTGGCCAGCACCATCGATGCCCGGGATCCGCTGACCGCCGGCCACTCGCAGCGGATCGCCCTCTATGCCGAAGAGATCGCCCGGGTGCTGCAGCTGTCGGCTCAGGAGCGCGAGGTGCTGCGCATCTCGGCGCTGCTCCATGATTATGGCAAGATCGCGGTGCGCGAGGCCGTGCTGACCAAGAGCGACCGGCTCACTGAGGAGGAGTACAGCCATATCCGCAACCATGCGGCGTTTACCCGCTCCATCCTGGAGAAGATCCATTTCAGCCGTGAACTCAAGCAGGTGCCGCTGATCGCGGCCTCGCATCATGAGCGCCTCGACGGCAGCGGCTATCCGGCGGGCTTGCGGGAGGACGAAATCCCCGGGCTGAGCAAGATCCTGGCGGTGGCGGATGTCTTCGATGCGCTCACCTCCAAGCGGCACTATCGCACGCGGATGGATTTCGCGGAGGTCATCCAGCTGCTGATCGATGGCTCCGGTTCGCAATTTGACGCAGAGGTCGTCGAGGCCTTCAGGCGGATCCGGCTCGACCGTCTGGTGCGCATTCTCGAGCAGGAGCATGCGGAGCAGCTCGATGCCGGCGATCTGGCCTTTCTCAGCGAATTCGACAGCCGCGATGTCATCGCGTCGGCTGGCGCAGACCCGCCCGATGCCATCGGCATGCGCCTGAGAGCAATTTTTCAAGCCTGTTATCAGCATCACTATCTCCAACGCAGCGAACCTATACAGATGCCACGGAAAGGAGAATGA
- a CDS encoding O-antigen ligase family protein, which translates to MNTLRIDDAFLEKVTRWSLYLFAAAMPFTIALTQIAVAVAAIAWLARLFYTRTIRCPRLGVEWGFMAFIAAELLACLFSTNLGQNLIYLKRLLLIPIVYIVAANSGGEKELRRLGLIFAGAIALYSAWGIGSFLVHPALRVRHIQNSMTAGGITMVGAVIAMVFALRVRTSWERLFMSAAALLSLGCLLLTSTRGSWVGFFFATLVVLLLQQRRLLLILPVIALAFYLLSPANFSQRLRHIFDPAWGTNAKRMHWWAVGWEIYKDHPVVGIGDVGTTPMYTRYAAPGEKELIGHFHSNFVHIAVTLGAVGLTAFLFMMGSILVRLAQRFRVFANGHGWNSAWALAALAVFIAFNINGFFEWNFGDQEIITMIWFAAGVGLGLKQDG; encoded by the coding sequence ATGAACACGCTCCGTATCGACGATGCTTTTCTCGAAAAGGTCACCCGCTGGAGTCTTTATCTTTTTGCGGCAGCTATGCCTTTTACCATCGCCCTAACCCAGATCGCTGTGGCGGTGGCTGCGATCGCCTGGCTGGCGCGGCTTTTCTACACGCGCACCATCCGTTGTCCGCGCCTCGGCGTCGAATGGGGATTTATGGCCTTCATCGCTGCCGAGCTGCTCGCCTGTCTTTTCTCCACCAATCTCGGCCAGAATCTTATTTATCTGAAACGCTTGCTGCTCATTCCCATTGTCTATATCGTCGCTGCCAACAGCGGAGGGGAGAAGGAACTGCGGCGGCTCGGGCTGATTTTCGCCGGCGCCATCGCCCTCTATTCCGCCTGGGGCATCGGCTCTTTCCTGGTTCATCCGGCCTTGCGGGTCCGTCACATCCAGAACTCGATGACCGCGGGCGGGATCACCATGGTGGGCGCGGTCATCGCCATGGTCTTCGCCCTCCGGGTGCGGACAAGTTGGGAACGCCTTTTCATGTCCGCTGCTGCGCTGCTCTCGTTGGGCTGCCTGTTGCTGACCTCAACCCGGGGATCGTGGGTGGGATTTTTCTTCGCTACCCTGGTGGTGCTGCTCCTGCAGCAGCGCCGGCTGCTGCTGATCCTGCCGGTCATCGCCTTGGCCTTCTACTTGCTCTCGCCGGCCAATTTTTCACAACGCCTGCGCCATATCTTCGATCCGGCATGGGGGACCAATGCGAAACGGATGCACTGGTGGGCGGTCGGCTGGGAGATCTACAAGGATCACCCGGTGGTGGGGATCGGGGATGTCGGCACCACACCGATGTACACGCGCTATGCCGCGCCGGGCGAGAAGGAACTGATCGGCCATTTCCATAGCAACTTTGTGCATATTGCGGTGACTCTGGGCGCCGTCGGCTTGACGGCCTTTCTCTTTATGATGGGATCGATTCTCGTACGGCTGGCGCAGCGATTCCGGGTTTTTGCTAACGGGCACGGCTGGAACAGCGCTTGGGCGCTGGCCGCCCTCGCGGTCTTCATCGCGTTCAATATCAATGGTTTTTTTGAGTGGAATTTCGGCGATCAGGAGATCATCACCATGATCTGGTTTGCCGCTGGAGTGGGACTCGGATTGAAACAGGATGGATGA
- a CDS encoding ABC transporter ATP-binding protein — protein sequence MALYFRILRYLKPYWKSLLGSLVCIFFFTLFSSASLVSIIPFLGTIFDAPHAGLTAAPAQAPAVGEEIAKVAPAGAAAGLTSSVRHTLTRYRDQAMAFLTGGSRRDALRRLCLFIILMILLKGFFDYFQSYLMAGVEQGVIRDIRNDLYRHINQLSLGYFTQTRTGQIISRITNDVTLVNSGVSASFVTLIKNPLLIITYLGIAIYLSWSLTLVALVVAPFTMGIVGWIGLKLKRESTLSQERMANLTSVLQETVAGQRVVKAFAMEEFEINKFAGEAHRYYETLLRITRTRNLASPLTEFLGTLIAVGILWFGGQQVLAGKMLSPEEFMGFLVIVFSLMQPVKELSTVHNRLQEAMAAAERIFAVLDLKPAVQSLPAAKKVNEFREAIELRDVTFSYGSGEEVLRDISLTVRKGEILAIVGPSGAGKSTLVDLIPRFYDPTSGMILLDGIDLREIEVSHLRRLMGIVTQETILFNDSVRNNIAYGLTSKPLEEIVEAARIANVDDFIRQLPRGYDTGIGERGIALSGGQRQRLAIARAVLKNPPILILDEATSALDTESEALVQQAIERLMRNRTSFVIAHRLSTVLHADRIIVLEKGRIVQMGVHADLVEQPGLYQKLYAMQFRAAEVPE from the coding sequence ATGGCTCTCTATTTTCGCATTCTGCGCTACCTCAAACCGTACTGGAAGAGTCTGCTGGGCTCTCTGGTTTGTATTTTTTTCTTCACCCTTTTCAGCAGCGCTTCCCTGGTTTCGATCATCCCCTTCCTGGGCACGATCTTTGATGCTCCGCACGCTGGACTGACGGCGGCACCGGCGCAGGCTCCGGCGGTGGGGGAAGAGATCGCCAAGGTGGCACCGGCCGGAGCGGCTGCGGGCTTGACCTCCTCGGTGCGCCATACCCTGACCCGGTACCGGGATCAAGCCATGGCCTTTCTCACCGGCGGGAGCCGGCGCGACGCGCTCAGGCGCCTTTGCCTCTTCATCATCCTGATGATCCTGTTGAAGGGATTCTTCGACTATTTTCAATCCTATCTCATGGCCGGTGTCGAGCAAGGGGTCATTCGCGATATTCGCAACGACCTCTACCGCCATATCAATCAGCTTTCGCTGGGCTATTTTACCCAGACCCGCACCGGGCAGATCATCTCCCGTATCACTAATGACGTCACCCTGGTCAATAGCGGCGTCTCGGCCAGTTTTGTCACCCTTATCAAAAATCCTCTGCTCATCATCACCTATCTGGGTATCGCCATATATCTGAGCTGGTCGTTGACCCTGGTCGCCCTGGTGGTGGCCCCCTTCACCATGGGGATTGTCGGCTGGATTGGCCTGAAGCTGAAACGGGAGAGCACCCTCTCGCAGGAACGCATGGCCAATCTCACCTCGGTGCTGCAGGAGACCGTCGCCGGACAGCGGGTCGTCAAGGCCTTTGCGATGGAGGAGTTCGAGATTAATAAATTCGCCGGGGAGGCCCATCGCTATTATGAGACCCTGTTGCGCATCACCCGCACCCGCAATCTGGCCTCTCCGCTGACCGAATTCCTGGGCACCTTGATCGCCGTAGGCATTCTCTGGTTCGGCGGGCAGCAGGTGTTGGCCGGCAAGATGCTCTCGCCCGAGGAGTTCATGGGCTTTCTCGTCATCGTCTTCTCCCTCATGCAGCCGGTCAAAGAGCTGTCGACCGTGCACAATCGTTTGCAGGAGGCGATGGCCGCCGCGGAGCGTATCTTTGCGGTGCTCGATTTAAAGCCCGCTGTCCAGAGTCTTCCCGCTGCCAAAAAGGTGAACGAGTTCCGTGAAGCGATCGAGCTGCGGGATGTGACCTTTTCGTACGGCAGCGGCGAGGAGGTCCTGCGCGATATCTCGCTCACTGTCCGCAAGGGGGAGATCCTCGCCATCGTCGGTCCGAGCGGGGCGGGCAAATCGACCCTGGTCGATCTGATCCCGCGTTTTTACGATCCCACCAGCGGGATGATCCTGCTCGATGGCATCGATTTGCGCGAGATTGAGGTCTCCCATTTGCGCCGGCTGATGGGGATCGTCACCCAAGAGACCATTCTCTTCAATGACAGCGTCCGCAACAACATCGCCTACGGCTTGACCAGCAAGCCCCTCGAGGAGATCGTCGAGGCGGCGCGGATCGCCAATGTCGATGATTTCATCCGGCAGCTTCCCCGAGGCTATGATACCGGCATCGGCGAGCGTGGCATTGCGCTCTCCGGCGGGCAGCGGCAGCGCCTGGCGATTGCCCGTGCGGTTCTGAAGAATCCCCCCATTCTGATCCTCGATGAGGCTACTTCGGCCCTGGATACCGAATCGGAGGCGCTGGTGCAGCAGGCTATCGAGCGGCTGATGCGCAACCGCACCTCCTTCGTCATCGCCCATCGGCTCTCGACCGTGCTCCATGCCGACCGCATCATCGTGCTTGAGAAGGGAAGGATCGTTCAGATGGGTGTCCATGCCGACCTGGTCGAACAGCCCGGGTTGTATCAAAAGCTCTACGCCATGCAGTTCCGCGCCGCGGAGGTTCCCGAATGA